A region of Plectropomus leopardus isolate mb chromosome 16, YSFRI_Pleo_2.0, whole genome shotgun sequence DNA encodes the following proteins:
- the mcm9 gene encoding DNA helicase MCM9 produces MLISQDQEALIGRVFETYLTEHHHEDIFQLIADPMEETHRPVVVNAMTLFEANMEVGDYFNTFPNEVLAIFDKVLQRTAVELSERSSPIHSTGQRAKERMTHTLHTRITGLPVCPELTRDTIPRSRDVGHFLSVTGTVIRTSVAKVLEYERDYMCTKCRHVFTMQADFDQFYTFVAPASCPNPDGCNSYKFSCLSGGSEPAACRDFQEIKIQEQVQRLSVGSVPRSMVVVLEDDLVDSCKSGDDVTVYGVMCQRWKPFYDGTRCDVELVLKANNIEVNNQQAAAALLMKDVQREFEDFWESYRLDPIAGRNHILLSLCPQVFGMYVIKLAVAMVLAGGVQRIDSSGTKIRGECHMLLVGDPGTGKSQFLKYAAKIIPRSVLTAGIGSTSAGLTVAAVKDGGDWHLEAGALVLSDGGLCCIDEFNSIKEHDRISIHEAMEQQSISVAKAGIVCKLNTRTTILAAANPKGRYDPNEPLSVNVALASPLLSRFDLVLVLLDTRNAEWDNIISSFILEDRGLPAECGSLWSMEKMKAYFSVIKGLQPQVSEDANSILTRYYQLQRQSDGRNAARTTIRMLESLSRLAEAHARLMYRETVTIEDAVMAVSVMECSMQGGALLGNVNALLTSFPDDPGQQYQTQCQVLLEGLNLPLLLQKEMDRLAMLKNNSSQTSQHDPPTGNHQHQHRDPNAINKTHCHDITATTTNSSGDVTDAGLDWFNSISPSLSPDGTDSSRKPNSTWSELFSETKQPDCQKRKVTVNNAGSSSNYGGVSNPVGTISSASEEKENINSKSSRTQKGIKQSERKEDKKHPESSGCVIQKVSNLQDRRWELELNQCDKQGGPGDTASTNVLDRTSASALSSGQNKSKVQDNLSSGKGIRFEKKDKRDQTVTKNYSSVLKEKMAAEAATGKELHEKFSGFTFKPRKMRPLVHDLSTSSEISAEISTGSTISEQKPFSHKDLATTPTDRENKGQNWEQSLSEGGRSEASICLTPKELVKDDFSKKGELAIKRTVGGTKGSEDLENLCQKQRVNSGDETAGSSFICSTPLKPTTHTNDPVPSKSTVTPSTLARLSMFSFTGVTEPTTTDPSNVKKSLLQKVGAECSRDNSKDKNTPPEYSPLVRKIQTIVTTDKGKDMLPPPATELTKQTQSLHAANHTNSVKTVNDGPADYQSSSNLKKRKCFELGPPKISVGGSQSPFSGLFDSVDFGNDVLDTDWDQEVSKKAKI; encoded by the exons GTTGGAGACTATTTCAACACCTTTCCCAATGAAGTCCTGGCCATATTTGATAAAGTGTTACAGAGAACAGCTGTGGAGTTATCAGAGAGATCCTCTCCCATTCACAGCACAGGACAGAGAGCTAAAGAGAGGAtgacacacactctgcacacccGCATTACAG GTCTGCCAGTGTGTCCAGAGCTGACCAGAGACACCATTCCCAGGTCCAGAGACGTAGGACACTTCCTGTCCGTCACTGGCACTGTCATACGCACCAGTGTTGCCAAG GTTCTAGAATATGAGCGGGATTACATGTGCACAAAGTGTCGTCACGTTTTCACGATGCAGGCAGATTTCGATCAGTTCTACACGTTTGTCGCCCCGGCGTCCTGTCCCAATCCTGACGGCTGTAACTCGTACAAGTTCAGCTGTCTGTCAGGAGGATCGGAGCCGGCTGCCTGCAGGGACTTCCAGGAGATCAAGATACAGGAGCAG GTGCAGAGGCTGTCGGTGGGCAGTGTTCCTCGTTCCATGGTGGTGGTTCTGGAGGATGACCTCGTTGACAGCTGTAAATCTG GAGATGATGTAACCGTGTATGGGGTGATGTGTCAGCGCTGGAAGCCCTTCTACGACGGCACCCGCTGCGACGTGGAGCTGGTCCTCAAAGCCAACAACATCGAGGTGAACAACCAACAGGCTGCTGCCGCTCTGCTCATGAAGGATGTTCAGAGAGAGTTTGAGGACTTCTGGGAAAGTTACAGACTCGATCCCATAGCTG GGAGGAACCACATCCTGTTGAGCCTGTGCCCGCAGGTGTTTGGCATGTATGTGATTAAGCTGGCAGTTGCCATGGTGTTGGCTGGCGGCGTGCAGAGAATAGATTCTTCTGGAACTAAGATCAGAG GCGAGTGTCACATGTTGCTGGTTGGTGACCCCGGCACAGGGAAGTCTCAGTTCCTCAAGTATGCAGCAAAGATCATCCCTCGTTCTGTCCTCACAGCCGGGATTGGATCAACAAGTGCAG GACTGACGGTGGCAGCGGTGAAAGATGGAGGGGACTGGCACCTGGAGGCCGGAGCTCTGGTCCTGTCAGACGGCGGTTTGTGCTGCATCGACGAGTTCAACAGCATCAAGGAGCACGACCGCATCAGCATCCATGAAGCCATGGAGCAGCAGTCTATCAGTGTGGCCAAAGCCGG TATAGTGTGCAAGCTGAACACTCGAACCACCATCCTGGCAGCTGCTAACCCTAAAGGCCGGTACGATCCCAATGAGCCGCTGTCTGTGAACGTAGCTCTGGCCAGCCCTCTGCTCAGTCGCTTCGACCTAGTTCTGGTGCTGCTGGACACCAGAAACGCAGAGTGGGACAACATCATCTCCTCTTTTATTCTGGAGGACAGAG GACTGCCTGCTGAGTGCGGCAGCCTGTGGTCCATGGAGAAGATGAAGGCTTACTTCAGTGTGATTAAAGGCCTGCAGCCGCAGGTATCCGAGGACGCCAACAGCATCCTGACTCGTTACTAccagctgcagagacagagcgaTGGACGCAACGCTGCCCGCACCACCATCCGCATGCTGGAGAGTCTCAGCAGACTGGCTGAAG ctcaCGCCAGGCTCATgtacagagagacagtgaccaTAGAGGACGCCGTCATGGCCGTCTCAGTCATGGAGTGCTCCATGCAG GGCGGCGCTCTGCTGGGAAATGTAAACGCTTTACTCACGTCATTCCCCGATGACCCTGGTCAGCAGTATCAGACTCAGTGTCAGGTACTGCTGGAAGGACTCAACCTGCCGCTGCTCCTCCAAAAGGAGATGGACAGATTAGCCAT GCTGAAGAACAACAGCTCACAGACTTCCCAACATGACCCACCAACTGGAAATCACCAACATCAACACAGAGACCCAAACGCCATCAACAAAACACACTGCCATGACATCACTGCCACCACCACTAACTCCAGTGGTGATGTCACTGATGCTGGCTTAGACTGGTTCAACTCAATCTCTCCGTCACTGTCACCGGATGGTACAGACTCATCCAGGAAACCAAACTCCACTTGGTCAGAACTGTTTTCAGAGACCAAACAGCCAGACTGTCAAAAGAGGAAGGTTACTGTAAATAATGCTGGTTCATCATCAAACTATGGTGGTGTTTCAAATCCTGTTGGAACAATTAGCTCTGcttcagaagaaaaagaaaacataaactcAAAAAGCTCCAGAACTCAAAAGGGCATAAAGCAATCTGAGAGAAAAGAGGATAAAAAACATCCCGAGTCATCAGGGTGTGTGATTCAGAAAGTCTCCAACCTGCAAGACAGAAGATGGGAGCTGGAGCTGAATCAGTGTGACAAACAGGGAGGGCCTGGAGATACTGCAAGTACAAATGTTTTGGATAGAACTTCAGCCTCTGCACTCTCATCAGGTCAGAACAAATCCAAAGTTCAGGATAACCTGTCCTCCGGCAAAGGAATAAGATTTGAGAAGAAAGATAAGAGGGACCAAACTGTGACTAAGAACTATAGTTCTGTGCTGAAGGAGAAGATGGCAGCTGAAGCTGCAACAGGAAAAGAACTGCATGAAAAATTTTCAGGCTTTACATTCAAACCAAGAAAGATGAGACCTTTAGTTCATGACCTTAGTACCAGCTCAGAGATCAGCGCAGAGATCTCCACAGGAAGTACAATCAGTGAACAGAAGCCATTTAGTCACAAAGACTTAGCCACTACACCTACGGACAGAGAGAATAAAGGACAGAACTGGGAGCAAAGTCTTTCAGAGGGCGGCAGGTCTGAAGCCAGTATTTGTCTGACACCAAAAGAGCTGGTTAAGGATGATTTCTCTAAAAAGGGCGAACTGGCAATAAAAAGAACTGTGGGTGGAACAAAGGGAAGTGAAGACTTAGAAAATCTGTGTCAAAAGCAAAGAGTCAACTCTGGTGATGAGACTGCAGGAAGTAGTTTTATTTGCAGCACACCTTTAAAACCAACCACCCACACCAATGATCCAGTGCCTTCCAAGTCCACTGTGACCCCCTCAACCCTCGCCAGACTCTCAATGTTCTCCTTCACCGGTGTGACTGAACCCACGACCACAGATCCctcaaatgtgaagaaaagtCTGCTTCAAAAAGTTGGTGCTGAATGCTCAAGAGATAATTCCAAAGATAAAAACACTCCCCCAGAATACAGTCCCTTAGTTAGGAAGATTCAAACTATAGTCACCACAGACAAAGGGAAAGACATGTTACCCCCACCAGCCACCGAACTCACAAAGCAGACACAGTCTCTTCATGCTGCAAACCACACCAACAGTGTAAAAACAGTGAATGATGGTCCTGCTGACTATCAAAGCTCTTCCAAtctgaagaagaggaagtgTTTTGAGCTGGGCCCTCCAAAGATCAGTGTTGGTGGCTCCCAGAGTCCGTTCTCTGGACTGTTTGACTCTGTTGACTTCGGTAATGATGTTCTTGACACTGACTGGGACCAGGAGGTTTCAAAGAAAGCCAAAATCTGA